The Neoasaia chiangmaiensis sequence TTCGCCATGATCCAGATCTGGTTCAGCGGCACCAGCGCCATCAGCGCCGCACCCGGCGCGACGTAATTGCCGACCTGCACCGATTTCTCGCCCACCATGCCGTCGATCAGCGCGCGGATCTTCGTGTACGAGAGATCGAGCTCGGCCTGGTGCACCCGCGCCTCGTCCAGGTGAATGGTCTCGAGTGCCGACTGGTGCCTGGCGCGCAGGATTGTGAGTTGGTCCTCGGCCGCCGTGATCTCGGCATGCGCGCCCTGAAGATCGGCCGTCAGCTGACGCAGGTTTGCGTCCGACTGCTGGTGTTCCTGCGTGGTGCCGGCCCCGGTCTGGGCAAGGTTGGTGTAGCGGCGGGCGTTCTGCCGCGCGAAGGCGAGCCGTGCCTCGATCTGGGCGGCGTTGGCCTGTGCCTCGTCGATCAGGGCGGGCTGGCGGGTCACCGCGGCAGCGGCGTCCAGTGCTACGGCCTTGTCACGGGCCAGTGTCGCTTGCGCCGAGGCGAGCGCCGTGCGGTAATCGCGATCGTCGAGCGTTGCGAGCACCTGACCCGCATGAACAGGCTGGTTGTCGTCCACCATCACAGCCGATATTTGCCCTGAAATGCGTGGTGCAACTGTCGCATAATGCGCCGTCACATACGCATCGTCCGTCCATACATGTCGGCTTGGCAGGTAAATAATCGCCAGCACGATCACAACGAAGCCGATAACGGTGACGGATGCCACGACGAATGGCCAACGCGGGACCTTCTGACTTTCTTGGCCATGATCTTCATTAGACATTATGCTTTATCCAGAAATAATAATGAGGGCGACTATGGCGAAGGCAAAGAACTCCGCAGAAATCACGATGACTGCCGCACGCCATACATTGTCGCGGCCTCCTTGGATTTTCTTGATTTTCCGGGTCATTCCAAATCATCCTCTTTCGCCAGACGAAATCTCAACCACCAGATTTCAACGCTCGTGGTAGGCGCTGACGCGGTATGGCAATTCGCGGTGGATAGGTTCGAACGGGAAGGATCAGCAGAATCACGAACATCAGGCCGGCGACACCGGCAAAAACGAGAAATGTGTCACTTATGGTGAGTACAGCGACCTGCTTAGAAAACTCTTCCCGAAAGGCGGTCACGCTTCCTGGAGCGCGCGGAGCACCATTCGGAAGAAGCGGAGCCGGATGGCGCCAGGATACCCCGGTCGCCTGATAGGTACGGAAACGCTCGCGACCCAGTTGATCGGCCAGTCGGTTGGAGTGCAGACTCCCCCGCCAACGATGGACCAGATCGACCAGCCACCCCCCGATCGCAGCGCCTGTGGCGCGGGGCGCGTTGATCAAACCGGATGCGAACGGTCCATCGGCCGGGGTCAGGTCGTTCGTCGCCATCATCACGAGCGATACGACAATCATGGCTTCGCCCATCCCTTGCAGGGCTTGCCACGCATAAAACTGATCCCGATACCACTCGACGGTAAGATTGGATTCACCAATGCAGGCCGCCATGATCGCGCCGAGCCCAAGACCGATGAGATAGCGTGCGTCGACCCAGGAACGATTGAGGATCAGGGCCATCGCCGGTAGGAAGATGAATTGCAGACAGGCGATTTCTGTCACGACAAGCTGCGATTGCTCAGTTCGGAACCCCATAACCTCGTCGAGGTAGAGGATCGGCACTGTCGTCGAGCATTCCGTCAGGATAACGAACAGATTGAGGGTCACAACTCCGTACGCAAAATTCCGGCGCCGCATCAAACGAAAATCAAGCAATGGTGACGGATGGCGGATCTCGTTGATGATAAACAGCGGAAGTGCGCCGACAGCGAGAACCGAAAGGACACAGATAAGTGGGCTGTTGAACCAGTCGAGCCGATCACCCTGCTCGAAAACCGTCGCACCCGACGAAACGCCAACCAGGACGAGAAGAACGCCAGCCCAGTTAAAGTTGTTGAACCGATCGAGCTCGAGGGGATCCCGCGGCATCCCATACCACATCAGCAATGCAGCGATTACGTCGAACGGAACACACTGAAAAAAAACGAACTGCCAGCCGACCAAGTCCGTCCACAAACCAGCAAACGCGAAGTTCAGATTTGGGTAAAATGTCGCGGTCATGGCATAGCAGGCGAGGCCCCATAACCGAATTGGCGGAGGTAATACGCGCAACGCGATGGTCATGACGCAGGGGACCGTGAAGCCGGTGTCCAGTCCCTGAAGCCAGCGTTCGATATAGAGCAGACTGAGGTTATGCGTGAACGGAATGCAGACAGTGGGCGCGATTCCCAACGCCGCAACAAACATCGCAAACCGATAAATCGAGAATGTTTCCTCACACCACGGCGCAAACGCCATGCCGCAGATCTCCGCGGCCGTGTAAATGCTCTGGTACCACGTTCCAGGATCGTGACTGAAGCCCAAGCCGCCCGAGACATCCGCGAGCGCGGCATCGGAGACCGTCTCATTGAGCTCGTTCGCCATCGCCAGCATGATCACGCCTGCGAAGCCCAGCAGAGGGCGTAGTCGGTCCATTGTAGTGGTCATGGGTGGAGCTGACTCTTCGACAATGTTTTTCCGTCCCGTTATGGGATTGGCGTCATTTTTGACCGAACATCTCGATTATCAGAAGAATCAATCTTGCAATGCGAGGATTGCATCCAGCAAAATGGTCGCTGTCCTCGCATATGGATGCAACATGCCGCGCTCTCTTGACTTCAATCAGCTCCTCACACTTGAAATCCTGCTTGAGGAACAAAGCGTTGTCCGGGCCGCACGGCGCCTCAACACAAGTCCGGCCACGATCAGCCGCGCGCTTGCGCGTATCCGGGACGACTTCGGCGACGCCATTCTCGTCGCGTCTGGCCGCGGCCTTGCTCCGACGCAGTATGCGCTCGATCTGCTCCCGCGCGTGCACGGTGTGCTTGAAAGCGCACGCGGTCTCTACGACGCGGCACCAATGCCGGATCTGCGTGCCATGACACCGCGCTTTACGCTTGTCCTGGCGGAGGCAGTCATCGAAGCCTATGGAACGTCATTGGCGGACGCGATCTGGAAACAATGCCCTGGCGCGACAATTCACTTTCTGGATGAAGTGCCTTTACAGGAAAATGAGCGTCTTCGGCGCGGTGAGGTCGATCTGTATGTCGGTGTCTTTGGAACAATCGGTCCGGAAATCATGCGGCAGACTGTTCGCTCCGGGTTTACGAAAGGTGCTGTGAGAGACGACCATCCTCTCCTTTCAGGGCCATTGGAAATTTCGCGGTTATTCAAATACGGCCACATCATGGTCTCGCGTGACAGCAACATGCGACAGCCCATCGACGATGTATTGGCTCGGCACGGCTCATCAAAACGCCGCATCGAACTTGTCGTGCCAACCTACGCTATTGCTCTCGCGATGTTGAGAAAGACTGACCTGATTCTCGGGCTCCCGGATTTTCTCATGTCGGGATCACATATCGACAAGCACAAGATCGGTTTCCTCTCGGATCCCACGCCAACGGCGCCATTCGATATTTTTCAAGCCTGGCATCCCAGGCTCGGCAAAGACCCTGTGCATCGCTGGTTACGAGAGACAGTTCAGAAGGTTATCGCCCAGTAAACCGATGCCGTCGTTTTCCGATACTAATTATAGATTTTCAGGAAGGTTTCTCTTGCAGATCTTGCCATCTGCCCGATCGCTGCGATCGCCCGGAATTTCAAACAGTTTATCGTTGACGATACGGACTGGCTCTGTTGCACAATTCACTGATTGGTCGTGCTGACCGCTTTGATGGTTTTCCGTTACGCGACCGCCTGTGTGAGAGGGGTTCCGAGCGCTGTGAAGCGATTAAGGATAGCAACACGGATGTGAACTTCGGTGATCTGGCGGTCGAAATCGCGTGCTGTCAGACGTTGGCCGAGGAGTTTGATGCAGTGCATTTTCGTCTCGACGCGGCTTCGCCTGTGGTATCCGCTCCATCGCCGCCAGATCGTTTTTCCAAACCGATCTGCAGCTCGCAAGGCTTCATTTCTGACGATGGCTCCGGGCGAAGTGGGGTTCCATGGTTTTGCGTTCTTCCGTGGGGGGAATGACAGCGTGCGCCCCGCGCTCGGCGGTGGTTTCATGACATCGCCTCGTGTCGTAAGCCCCGTCGGCCGTGACACGGGCGATCTCCTCCTCTGCGGGGATCTGGGCCAGGAGCGCCGGCAGGATCGGGGCATCACCGACATCGTGACCTGTGATGTCAACGGCCCTGATTTCCAGAGACCCTTCGTCGATCGCAATAAGAAGCTTGCGCCATATCCTGTGCTTTGACGCCCCGTGCTTGCGGGTGTGCCACTCGCCTTCTCCCTCGACTTTGATGCCGGTGCTGTCGATCAGAAGGTGGAGCGGACCGTCCGAACCGCGATAGGGGATATCGACCGTCAGGGATTTCTGCCGACGGCTCAGCGTGCTGAAATCCGGCACAGACCACGCAAGTCCAGCCAGGCGCAGGAGACTTTCAACAAAACCCGTCGTCTGTCGCAGGGCAAAACCGAACAGAACCTTCAGCGTCAGGCAGGTCTGGATCGCAGCATCGCTGTAACCCGGCTGGCGGCCACGGCGCCCTGTCGGAAAGCCTTCCCAGGTCATGGACGGGTCCAACCAAACTGTCAGAGATCCACGTTTCTTCAGCGATGCGTTGTAGGAGGACCAGTTCGTCGTTCGGTAGTGCGTGGGCTTCGGCTTGCTCATGACAACCAGCTAGCAAACCAAATTCACTCCGCGAATCCCGCGCACGTATTTGCGCAACAAAGCCAGCGCGACCCACTCGGTGCGCATGTCGGTCACCAGCAACCGTAGCCGCGGGCTCAACGGATCGGCCTGTCCTTCGACGGCCGGCGCATCCAGCCAGTCCAGTAGGGCCCGGCGCCGCTGGGGCAACACGATACCGCGCTCGAGCAGCAGGGCGCGGAGTTGATTGATCAGCGTCGTGCGTTCCGCGACCAGCCGATCGCGCGCCCGGTGCAACGCCTGCATGTCGAGCTGGTCCTCAGCCTTTAGCGGAACAAACCGCATCGTCGGCCGTGTTGCCGCTTCCGCAATCGCCTCCGCGTCCCGGTCGTCGTTCTTGTGCGCCTTGACGTAGGGACGGACATATTCCGGCGGCATCAGGCGGACCGTGTGGCCCATGGCCTGGGCCGCTCGCTCAATGTAGTGGGCACCCCCGCACGCCTCCATCGCCACCGTGCAGGCCGCAAGCTTCGACAGCAACGTCATCAGGGTCTCGCGCGTGACCCGCCGTCGAAGGACCACGGCACCACGCTCGTCCAACCCGACGACGCTGACGTTGTTCTTGCCAAGATCCACACCCAGCATTGTGACCGCCATCTCTCCCTCCTGTCGAAACGGGCACCCTTCTCAGGATACCACCGTTGAGGGGCGGGCCATTCCATAATCACACTTCACCGATTTCCCAAAGAAACTCTCAGATCGTCCGCCCGAGAACTATTTAGAAAGTCCTTTACTTTCAATGCTACCGTCCTTGAATTGCCAACCGGCAGAGGATCATACGCCGCAGAATTTCGGTTCCATTCTTCGCCTGCAGCATACCAATCGATCTTCCTCGGGGGCATTCCAGAAATCAAAGCTGCATCCAAAGATTTGAAATAGATCTCCCATCGGTGGCGGTAATAATCGTTGGTAAGGCCAGCCCAGTCTTTATTAGCATAATCATGTAAACCACCAGCTTGGCTAGCGCTACGATCACCCCAGTTGGTTAGGATAGAGCGAGCATCATAATTGAGTTTTTTTTCCTCCTCAGGGGTATCCGCCCACTGTTTTGTATTTTCCAGCCAATGCCCCACACGAAAAAAGTATTCGGTTCCGAGCAACTCGTCCTGCAATGTCATTAAGTCATACCAGAGCTTTGTATCGCGTTCGAATGTCATACGGTCTTTGGACACATAAGCCGCTTTGATCTTTGGAAGTAAAATTCGTGCGGTATTAGCAAGTACTTGATGACCGACATCCACAACATCATAACGATACGCCGTGCTGGAATCGAAGGCCGCAGGGGCCTCGAGCAAGGTCTCAAAAGCATTTTGTAATGCCTTGAAAGAATATCCTGCAACCTTTTGGTTACCATTGAACGCACTGCGAGCATCCAGTGATGGTTGAGCATTAAAGAGGCTGTCAATCGGCGCCGCATTCTCGCCAGCATCGCTACTATAGGTTGCCTGTGTTGAATAAACGGTCTGAAGCAAGTCCTGCCACGCAGCTTCCACATGCGAATCTGCGGCACCGTAGCGGCGATCCGCGAAACTTTTCGTCCAAGATCTTAAATCGATCGGCTGATTATGCCAGGCCGCCTCAGAAAACAAATCAAACAAGTAGGGATTATGATCCATTGCTTCCGTAAAAATAGCCGTACCGATTAATGCAGGTTGCTTTGCGGGCAAACTGGGTAAACGGACACCATAATCATATGCCTCGCCACCAAGCGTCGTACGCCCACCAAACTCCCATAGACCACCGTAGAGGTAGTCCGCACCAAGCAACTCCCGACCGCGATCGGCGCTTCGGATAACGTTCTGCCGCAAATCAACGATAAACATTTTATCATTCGGCACTACACGCAGAATTCCTGCTGCTGGTTGGTTACGCCAGCCAAGTATCATCCACCGAGCCCCGGGATGCGCAGCTTGAAGTGCTTTTTCAATCTCGGCAGCAGCATCTGGAATTGGCACATCTCCAGGGGTTCCTCCCTCCTGAAATAGCTCCAAATCATATATTGAGGTATCACCGAAAAGCGCACGTTGTTCTGCGTAATAAGTGGCCGCTATTTTAGGAAACAAAGGATCTCGCGGATCGAGCCAAGCCGGGCGTTGAAAATCATTCCAGCGCCCTTGATTGATTACGTGAGCCTTTGGAAAATGTTTTTTGAAATCCGCAGGTACCATCCCGTAAAAGCCAGGGAGAACGGGAGTGATACCTAATTCACGTAGACGTCTCAGTATTTGCTGAGCAGATTCGATCCGTTTTTCTAACAAATGCGTGGAAGGTGGACCAGCGAAACAACACATGTTCCCCATGAGCTGCCAGTTCATATGCGCAGGCATAGTAAGGTCAGTACGCACATTTTCAGAAGAATAGCCAAAGTGCATTAAAGTTCGAGAAATAACCGCCTCGGCCCCGCGCTCAACAAGCATAGTATTAATGCCAGCAAGAGCATATATATCAATTTCGTGCTCCCACTTTCGCCAATTCCAGTAAGGAGAAGTATACCCATCTGTATTTTGATTAAGAGCATATCTATATATTACGGAAGAACGCTTATTGATCTCTTTATCTAGTGCCACGACAGAAGGGTTTTTCGGCATTGGGGCACCGTTGGACGACAATTGGTCCAGCCCATAGTATTTCATATACCAGCCGCTTCCAGCCAAAAGCGCGATTTGGGAATTACCCGCCACCACAACTTTTCCGTTTTCGGTTCGAACCGAAAAATGATCATGCGTATCGTGATCATTGAGAAG is a genomic window containing:
- a CDS encoding HlyD family secretion protein, with translation MASVTVIGFVVIVLAIIYLPSRHVWTDDAYVTAHYATVAPRISGQISAVMVDDNQPVHAGQVLATLDDRDYRTALASAQATLARDKAVALDAAAAVTRQPALIDEAQANAAQIEARLAFARQNARRYTNLAQTGAGTTQEHQQSDANLRQLTADLQGAHAEITAAEDQLTILRARHQSALETIHLDEARVHQAELDLSYTKIRALIDGMVGEKSVQVGNYVAPGAALMALVPLNQIWIMANYRELALRHMQPGQHVKIHVDAYDVTLDGIVDSVPPGSGAAFEPIAPENATGNFTKIVQRLPVKIVLAPNQPLARLLRLGMSVETTVDTGLADVAAHQNTAPGTVTAK
- a CDS encoding MFS transporter; amino-acid sequence: MTTTMDRLRPLLGFAGVIMLAMANELNETVSDAALADVSGGLGFSHDPGTWYQSIYTAAEICGMAFAPWCEETFSIYRFAMFVAALGIAPTVCIPFTHNLSLLYIERWLQGLDTGFTVPCVMTIALRVLPPPIRLWGLACYAMTATFYPNLNFAFAGLWTDLVGWQFVFFQCVPFDVIAALLMWYGMPRDPLELDRFNNFNWAGVLLVLVGVSSGATVFEQGDRLDWFNSPLICVLSVLAVGALPLFIINEIRHPSPLLDFRLMRRRNFAYGVVTLNLFVILTECSTTVPILYLDEVMGFRTEQSQLVVTEIACLQFIFLPAMALILNRSWVDARYLIGLGLGAIMAACIGESNLTVEWYRDQFYAWQALQGMGEAMIVVSLVMMATNDLTPADGPFASGLINAPRATGAAIGGWLVDLVHRWRGSLHSNRLADQLGRERFRTYQATGVSWRHPAPLLPNGAPRAPGSVTAFREEFSKQVAVLTISDTFLVFAGVAGLMFVILLILPVRTYPPRIAIPRQRLPRALKSGG
- a CDS encoding LysR family transcriptional regulator; amino-acid sequence: MITPAKPSRGRSRSIVVVMGGADSSTMFFRPVMGLASFLTEHLDYQKNQSCNARIASSKMVAVLAYGCNMPRSLDFNQLLTLEILLEEQSVVRAARRLNTSPATISRALARIRDDFGDAILVASGRGLAPTQYALDLLPRVHGVLESARGLYDAAPMPDLRAMTPRFTLVLAEAVIEAYGTSLADAIWKQCPGATIHFLDEVPLQENERLRRGEVDLYVGVFGTIGPEIMRQTVRSGFTKGAVRDDHPLLSGPLEISRLFKYGHIMVSRDSNMRQPIDDVLARHGSSKRRIELVVPTYAIALAMLRKTDLILGLPDFLMSGSHIDKHKIGFLSDPTPTAPFDIFQAWHPRLGKDPVHRWLRETVQKVIAQ
- a CDS encoding alpha-N-acetylglucosaminidase → MFRTNMSTVVAFLSCIELASCSQVKYMPQNEQMSGPAYDVLSRSMPDWRDKITFSLLNDHDTHDHFSVRTENGKVVVAGNSQIALLAGSGWYMKYYGLDQLSSNGAPMPKNPSVVALDKEINKRSSVIYRYALNQNTDGYTSPYWNWRKWEHEIDIYALAGINTMLVERGAEAVISRTLMHFGYSSENVRTDLTMPAHMNWQLMGNMCCFAGPPSTHLLEKRIESAQQILRRLRELGITPVLPGFYGMVPADFKKHFPKAHVINQGRWNDFQRPAWLDPRDPLFPKIAATYYAEQRALFGDTSIYDLELFQEGGTPGDVPIPDAAAEIEKALQAAHPGARWMILGWRNQPAAGILRVVPNDKMFIVDLRQNVIRSADRGRELLGADYLYGGLWEFGGRTTLGGEAYDYGVRLPSLPAKQPALIGTAIFTEAMDHNPYLFDLFSEAAWHNQPIDLRSWTKSFADRRYGAADSHVEAAWQDLLQTVYSTQATYSSDAGENAAPIDSLFNAQPSLDARSAFNGNQKVAGYSFKALQNAFETLLEAPAAFDSSTAYRYDVVDVGHQVLANTARILLPKIKAAYVSKDRMTFERDTKLWYDLMTLQDELLGTEYFFRVGHWLENTKQWADTPEEEKKLNYDARSILTNWGDRSASQAGGLHDYANKDWAGLTNDYYRHRWEIYFKSLDAALISGMPPRKIDWYAAGEEWNRNSAAYDPLPVGNSRTVALKVKDFLNSSRADDLRVSLGNR